A single window of Nicotiana tomentosiformis chromosome 1, ASM39032v3, whole genome shotgun sequence DNA harbors:
- the LOC104118258 gene encoding uncharacterized protein has translation MNPATSLFRRLNIRDLITRTPTYSGASDVSGEGLGLMFKRWATKKTAGSTKNGRDSKPKNLGVKKFGGERVIPGNIIVRQRGTRFHPGNYVGIGKDHTLYALKEGCVKFERHKLSGRKWVHVEPKDGHVLHPVYSTAAAPELKTAT, from the exons ATGAACCCTGCAACATCATTGTTTAGGAGGTTAAATATCAGAGATCTCATAACAAGAACACCTACTTACAGTGGCGCGAGTG ATGTATCAGGAGAAGGATTGGGGTTGATGTTTAAGCGTTGGGCTACCAAAAAGACAGCAGGATCCACTAAGAATGGCCGTGATTCAAAACCAAAGAATCTAGGGGTAAAGAAATTTGGTGGAGAG AGGGTGATACCTGGAAATATTATTGTTCGTCAAAGAGGAACCAGATTCCATCCTGGAAACTATGTTGGAATAGGGAAAGATCACACGCTTTATGCTCTGAAAGAAGGTTGTGTAAAGTTTGAGCGCCACAAGCTGAGTGGACGCAAGTGGGTGCACGTTGAGCCCAAGGATGGCCATGTGCTTCACCCAGTTTACTCGACTGCTGCAGCTCCTGAGCTGAAGACAGCAacttaa
- the LOC104118257 gene encoding uncharacterized protein, with product MLRLWKWYQNCLAVHPVKTQVISSGLIWGFGDVAAQAVTHYTAKKHLHLRSDKEKEFAINWRRVATTSLFGFAFVGPVGHFWYEGLDRFIRLRLQMQPKSIRFVATKVALDGVIFGPLDLLVFFTYMGYSTGKNTAQVIEGVKRDFLPALILEGGIWPAVQVANFRYIPVRYQLLYVNFFCLLDSCFLSWIEQQEDAAWKQWLKSIVRLKEQKEKGG from the exons ATGTTGCGGCTGTGGAAATGGTACCAAAATTGCTTGGCAGTACATCCGGTGAAGACGCAAGTCATCAGCTCCGGTTTGATTTGGGGTTTTGGGGATGTTGCTGCTCAAGCTGTCACTCACTACACTGCCAAAAAACACCTTCATCTTCGCTCT GATAAAGAAAAAGAATTTGCAATCAACTGGAGACGAGTTGCCACAACAAGCTTGTTTGGCTTTGCGTTTGTCGGACCCGTTGGCCACTTCTG GTACGAAGGATTGGATCGCTTCATAAGGTTGAGACTTCAAATGCAACCTAAATCCATACGTTTTGTTGCTACAAAAGTGGCACTTGATGGTGTAATCTTTGGGCCCCTGGATTTACTTGTCTTTTTCACGTATATGGGCTACTCCACTGGGAAAAATACTGCTCAAGTTATTGAAGGTGTGAAGAGAGACTTTCTACCGGCCTTAATACTAGAGGGTGGCATTTGGCCTGCTGTGCAGGTAGCCAACTTCCGGTATATACCAGTTCGGTATCAGCTTCTTTATGTCAATTTCTTCTGCTTGCTCGATAGCTGCTTCCTTTCATGGATTGAGCAGCAGGAAGATGCTGCATGGAAGCAATGGTTGAAAAGCATTGTGCGGTTAAAGGAACAAAAAGAGAAAGGCGGATAA